In the Campylobacter sp. RM6914 genome, one interval contains:
- a CDS encoding Na+/H+ antiporter NhaC family protein — translation MLTNPVVLSIAVMTILCLLRFNILLSILVSALVAGIMYQDGSFLDALTATTSTLITGMKGNLETSLSYILLGALAAAIANTNLTAILINSISKILSDTRTYFALIIAGVACFSQNLIPVHIAFIPILIPPLLPLMNKLKIDRRAVAAALTFGLKAPYVSLSVGFGLIFHGIIKRELENNGVKVEMSDISGVMWIGGASMLVGLLLAVFVFYRGKREYQNTEATTIEMKEAEFAKSLKMTKKEWAVLGGAVVAFGIQILTSSMPLGALLGLLVMIVFGGIEYKKIDNIMNSGLAMMAFIAFIMLVAAGFGAVLRESGGIEQLVSFASSLAGGKLGGAILMLAIGLLVTMGIGTSFGTIPIIAAIYVPLALNLGFSPTAIILLVGIAAALGDAGSPASDSTLGPTSGLNADGQHNHIYDTCVPTFVFFNIPLMIGGVIGALVL, via the coding sequence ATGCTTACTAATCCCGTGGTTCTTAGTATCGCAGTCATGACGATACTTTGTCTGCTTAGATTTAATATATTGCTTTCCATTTTAGTTTCGGCGCTTGTTGCAGGTATCATGTATCAAGACGGCTCATTTCTTGATGCGCTTACGGCTACAACTTCGACGTTAATCACCGGCATGAAAGGGAATTTAGAGACCTCTCTTAGTTATATATTGCTTGGAGCGCTTGCTGCAGCTATCGCTAATACAAATTTAACCGCGATACTAATAAATTCTATAAGTAAAATTTTAAGCGACACCAGGACGTATTTTGCATTAATTATCGCAGGCGTTGCGTGTTTTTCACAAAATTTAATCCCCGTGCATATCGCGTTTATACCTATCTTGATCCCGCCTCTTTTACCGCTCATGAACAAGCTAAAGATAGATCGTCGTGCGGTAGCTGCGGCTTTGACATTTGGTCTAAAAGCGCCTTATGTAAGCCTTAGCGTAGGTTTTGGACTTATTTTTCACGGCATAATCAAAAGGGAGCTTGAAAACAACGGTGTAAAAGTAGAGATGTCTGATATCTCGGGCGTTATGTGGATAGGTGGGGCTTCTATGCTTGTCGGCTTGCTTTTGGCGGTATTTGTTTTTTATAGAGGTAAAAGAGAGTATCAAAATACCGAAGCGACCACGATAGAGATGAAAGAAGCAGAATTTGCAAAAAGCCTAAAAATGACAAAAAAAGAGTGGGCGGTACTTGGCGGTGCGGTAGTTGCCTTTGGAATTCAAATTTTAACCTCAAGCATGCCTCTTGGTGCACTTTTAGGACTTTTGGTAATGATAGTTTTTGGTGGTATAGAGTATAAAAAGATAGATAATATCATGAATAGCGGACTTGCGATGATGGCTTTTATAGCTTTTATCATGCTTGTTGCCGCAGGATTTGGTGCGGTATTAAGAGAGAGCGGCGGTATAGAGCAACTTGTAAGCTTTGCTTCCTCTTTAGCCGGAGGTAAGCTTGGCGGAGCGATCTTAATGCTTGCGATCGGACTGCTTGTAACCATGGGTATAGGAACTAGCTTTGGCACGATACCGATCATTGCAGCTATTTATGTGCCACTTGCTTTAAATTTAGGCTTTTCGCCAACCGCCATAATCCTACTCGTTGGCATAGCGGCGGCTCTTGGAGATGCAGGAAGCCCTGCAAGCGACAGTACCCTGGGACCTACATCAGGACTTAATGCCGATGGGCAACACAACCACATATACGACACATGCGTGCCAACCTTTGTATTTTTTAACATTCCACTTATGATAGGCGGAGTGATCGGCGCTTTGGTATTATAA